The following is a genomic window from Gallus gallus isolate bGalGal1 chromosome 14, bGalGal1.mat.broiler.GRCg7b, whole genome shotgun sequence.
TTCTTCTTGGCCGAGATCTCGAAGTAGGCGCATTTCTTGGGGTCTGCGCCCACCAGCTGCTCGATCTCTCGGGGCTGCACCTCCCGGTAAAAGTCCCGGTCGCCCTTGTTGCCGCAGATGACCAGCGGCACCTCGATGTTCtccttggttttgttcttcAGGCACGACTTGGTCTCCAGGATCTGCTGCTTCAGGCGCTGCACCTCCTCGAAGGAGTCCCGGTTGTCCAGGCTGAACACGAGGATGAAAACGTCACCTGGGGACGAAGCGGGGCCGTGAGATGGGGACGCACACACTGACCCGTAGGTACACAGGAGAGGGGAGAACCAGGCAAGAAAGTCGCCCACCCGACGCAGGCACAACATCCCACCCAGAGATGGGCGGAAAACCACCTCTAAAGGGGAAAACCACCCCAACTCCAACAGAAGAACCCCCGTTTCCTCCTGGAGCTCCTCAGCCACGTACCTGTGAGGATGGACAGGCGCCGCATGGCGGGGAAGGGGTGGTTGCCCGACGTGTCCAGGATGTCGAGCTGGTAGACCTCACCGCGGATGCTGTAGAACTTGCGGTGGAAGTCCTCGATGGTGGGCGTGTACTGCTCCTCGAAGCGGCCGGTGAGGAAGCGCGAGACGATGGCCGTCTTGCCCACCTTGGAGGAGCCCAGGATGACCATGCGGTAGCAGTTCTTGGCGGGGATGCTCAGCTCAGCCTCGCTGGGACACATCTTCTTGATCATCGCTGCCAGTTTCATTGAAGCCGGCCGAAGTGCAGCTTGCGCCGagaggacgaggaggaggaggaaggcgaGGTGTGCCCGGCTGCTCGGCCCAGCTCTCTCCCAGGCTGGAAGGCCGCTCTGAGCTCTGCACGCCCGCGGTCCCCGCGTTATATGGAGGATGCGGCGCCCGCCCCTCGGCGCGTCACGGCCCGGGGCTGAGTcagcgccgccccgccccgcacaCAGCGCGGTTCCGTCCCGCGGGCGGTGCGGCTGTGGGTGCGGGTCTCGGCGATCCGCCCGCCCCAAACGGGGTTCGGAGGGTCCGGGACGCGGAGCGGAGCGCTCGGGGAGCCGCAGCCCGGCTTCGTTTCGCGCTTACAGTCCCGTGCgggggaaaaagcagcagaaatggcGCTTTTGGGGGAGTTAGGGGCACAGCGCAGGAGTGGGAGCCGAGAGTCGGGGTCCCGCCGGGTGCTGCAGCCCGGGGAGGGGGACTTCGTGCCGCTGCTTCTTGCTGAGATCCCGGCCCGACCTCAGCCCCCGCTGCCCCAGGCTGATACAAGCCCgtcctcagctccttcctcagCCCTGTCCCGAGCCCAGCCTCGGCCCGACCCTATCCCAGTCTCAGCTCATCCCGACCTTATCCCGACCCTATTCTCGTCCCGACCCCAACCCGCTCCCCATCCCGACCCCGTCCCATCCCCTGCCCGCACCCCGccgcctgcagctcctcccgcCCCCGCTAGAGCGCGGCCGAGGGCCCCACCACGGCTCGGGCTGAACCTCCCCCCCTCCGAGGAGGACACGGCCGCACCCCGGACCCGCAGCCCCCCGGGCAGGAAGGGATGATGCTCgcagggatgcagggatgcTCCTGCCGGCAGCGGGCTCTCACCGGAGATCGGTGCGATTGAGAAACTTTGGATGAACAACACCTCTGAGGATGTTCAACCAAACAAACGCAGCGACTTTGCAAAAGTCAGTGCTTAAACGTGGCTCCGAAAAGCAGAAGCCCCGCCTGCAACGTTGCACGGGACTCAGGAACGGGTGGAAGCTGCAATGTGTGGAGCACGGGGCATTTCAGCAGCGCTGCTGAGGAAATGGATGCTGCTGAGCTGGCCGTCTCCTCTGGGGGTGTTCTCGCACTTGGAGGTTCATTTAAGCACTCTCCAATGATTtatggaggagctgcagctgcgaAGCAGCAGCCGGAGAGCCGCAGCTCTGGTGGAGTCCATGGGACACCGTGTGGATGGGATGGAGCCCGTATTGATCTGAGTGCGAGACAGCCAGCAGCGCCCAGGGCCCTTATAAAGCACAAATGTATCAACCCAAAATAACGAAAAGATCATTTAATTGCAGCAgctgatggaaagcagcaggaggaataAGAAGTGCCTACCTCTGGGGGACAGACACACCAAATACCTTGATTAGATCTTGTTGGTAACCGTACCCCTATTAATAGTGCCAGGAATGGGTAAAAATAGCCTGCTCGAAGCCTCCTCTTGGGTTAGCAGGCTTTAGCAAATGGAAAATCCATTTCTCCAAAGGGCTCTTTGGTGACAGCGGAGGCGTGGGCTGGGTGTGGGGGTGCGACAGGAGCTGTGAGCCCCGGGTACGAGGAGTGGGACCGGGGCCGGCAGAGCCCACATCCACCATCCATCAGCCCTGGACGCGGTACCCGGGGCTCTCTCAGAGTCACGCAGAGCcggagcagagcagcattgCCAGGCATTAAGCCTCAGTCCCCCAGGAGCACCTCGGCACTGCCGCTGCACACAGAGCACGCTCGCCTGCATCCTTTGATGGATGAGCGCGGCCCCACCTCGCTGCAAGGCAGCGCCTTCCCGTGGATACGGCTGTCAAAAAACCACCACCTCTTTCTGAGCTGGCCGCAGATTGCCTGAGCCTGAAGCAGGGGCAGCTATGGCAGCGTTCCCCCCACCTGCAGTCCAACCCACCCCGCTGGGTGCTGGCTTTGCAGGCTTTGCAGGATGCGGGCTCTGTGCTTCCTCATGCAGCCGCTGTGCACGAAGCCCGCAGGCTGGGGAACCTCTCCTGCAACCCAACATCCTCAGCACTGATCGCTCCCTGCTGTCTCGCTGTTTCTTTTCACCCATCCGTGTTTCTACCTCAAACTCAACAGAATCCCACGAAAGTGGCACAAAGGGGCAGAACGTGCAGCTCCCCGGGGTCCCACCCGGACACGCTGTGCCAGTGGAGGTGGAGGAAGCAAAATGTACCAGAAAGCTGTGAGCGTGCATGGCACAGCTGAGCCTGGAAGGGGAGACCTGGAGGGATGCTCGGAAAGGAACAATTGcatcagcacacagctctgcttgctgttGGAGCCAAGAGGTGTCTGcaccctggggctgtgctgcttcccATGGGTCCAAGGGGCTAAAAGATGAGAAGGGAATGTGTCCCAGAGCACACGGCCCCCAGACCCCTCCTGGCCCATGGAGAGGAGTGGATGCCACGTGAGCTCCGTATCTCCGCTCTTAGAATTTACCAGGTCCTGTTGTCCCGTCCcaccaagcacagcactggggaCTTCATGTGTGTGcacacccccagccctgcactccTGGCTCCCAAATTCCTGCTGTTTTCCCTCAGGCCCCAACTGCTGCCCCGCTGCTCCCTGGGATGGAGCCAGCAGGGAGGAGCactgagcagggcaggcagggagggctCCGCTGTAGCTCCCGTGTGTCCCGAGGAGAAAAGCATCTGATTAAATCAAGATGCAGGACCCAGGGTTGCTCTTCATTCCCTGTATTATTAGCTTGTCTCATTTTATTAAATCCCCTTTACAGCTTTTCAAAAGAAGCACATAATTCACAACGTATAATTTTTCCCAGATGAGatgcagggcagcagtgggctgctgtgtctctgggcatgggagggggggctgcttttgtttctttccttctaccACCCCCTACTTTTTTTCGGCAATGCTTTTCATGTCTCCTGTTTCCCTTGGGGTCTGATCAGTAGGGGCTGGACAGCTGGAGACACCTCAAATCCCCAACTCCTGCTTGCAcggaatcataaaatcaccaccaaggttggaaaagacctctaagatcatc
Proteins encoded in this region:
- the RASD1 gene encoding dexamethasone-induced Ras-related protein 1, which encodes MKLAAMIKKMCPSEAELSIPAKNCYRMVILGSSKVGKTAIVSRFLTGRFEEQYTPTIEDFHRKFYSIRGEVYQLDILDTSGNHPFPAMRRLSILTGDVFILVFSLDNRDSFEEVQRLKQQILETKSCLKNKTKENIEVPLVICGNKGDRDFYREVQPREIEQLVGADPKKCAYFEISAKKNSSLDQMFQALFAMAKLPSEMSPDLHRKVSVQYCDILHKKALKGKKLLKEGGRGGTEEAYGVVAPFARRPSVHSDLMYIREKAIGGGHGKEKDRCVIS